In a single window of the Flavobacterium sp. W4I14 genome:
- a CDS encoding alpha-L-fucosidase (product_source=COG3669; cath_funfam=3.20.20.80; cleavage_site_network=SignalP-noTM; cog=COG3669; pfam=PF01120; smart=SM00812; superfamily=51445) — MKKLLILLTLSIYHFFAFGQVTGDEDKEMFNQAKDRDQKAVDEAVNTWYSATMKTHEQRIQWWRDAKFGMFIHWGVYSLPAGEWKGKKVNGYAEHLMRKEKISKKAYLEIAHQFNPVLFDADKWILDAKKAGMNYFIITAKHHDGFAMYDSRVSDFNIMAQTPFKRDPMVELAAAAKKHGMKFGFYYSHAFDWEHQDAPGNDWEYKNPGGDLGLYGGVNWYAAHPELLPKAVKYVDEKAIPQIKELLSKYHPDILWFDTPQKLPLSENIRILKAIRETDPNVVVNGRLVRSAGANFGDYKNTADRPAEFYPVEGDWEAIPTTNESYGYSKYDNSHKTSGFFIQLLAKAASRNGNLLLNIGPKGDGTFDAKDSQILSGIEKWVAKNAESIYKTHKTIMPLQSWGVTAQSENKLYLHVFDWPKDGKLYVGGLKSKMDKAYFLTDDKKNTLITQAIGDGDFYINVPKKAPDSANTVIVLALNEQLKADNLHYVSTNAAVTRLLAFDADLSNGFKFGDGKTDRFYVEGWEEKEQTVKWDFRTSFPQKFKIVIKYLADKEAEGSYNFEIDQQKIKQNVRAGGKVISQNIGEVQLAKGVHHININPDTISKNELMKLLEVQLIPIN; from the coding sequence ATGAAGAAACTACTTATTCTTTTAACCTTGTCAATTTACCATTTTTTTGCATTTGGTCAGGTAACTGGCGATGAGGATAAGGAGATGTTTAATCAGGCAAAAGACCGCGATCAAAAGGCAGTTGATGAAGCGGTTAATACCTGGTATTCTGCTACTATGAAAACACATGAGCAGCGCATACAATGGTGGAGAGACGCTAAGTTTGGCATGTTTATACATTGGGGCGTTTATTCTTTGCCTGCAGGAGAATGGAAAGGTAAAAAAGTGAACGGTTATGCAGAACACTTAATGCGCAAGGAAAAAATATCAAAAAAAGCGTATTTAGAAATTGCCCACCAATTTAATCCAGTTCTTTTTGATGCAGATAAATGGATTTTAGACGCTAAAAAAGCAGGAATGAATTATTTTATCATTACAGCAAAACATCATGATGGTTTTGCCATGTACGATTCAAGAGTTTCAGATTTCAATATCATGGCTCAAACGCCATTTAAAAGAGATCCAATGGTCGAATTAGCGGCAGCAGCCAAAAAACACGGAATGAAGTTTGGCTTTTACTATTCACATGCTTTTGATTGGGAACATCAGGATGCGCCCGGCAATGATTGGGAATACAAAAATCCGGGTGGAGATTTAGGTTTATATGGTGGTGTAAATTGGTATGCAGCGCATCCGGAGTTATTGCCAAAGGCAGTAAAATATGTGGATGAAAAAGCAATCCCACAAATTAAAGAATTGCTTTCCAAATACCATCCCGATATTTTATGGTTTGATACGCCACAAAAATTACCGCTTTCAGAAAACATCAGGATTTTAAAAGCCATTAGGGAAACCGATCCAAATGTAGTGGTAAATGGGAGGTTGGTAAGAAGTGCAGGTGCCAATTTTGGAGATTATAAAAATACTGCAGACAGGCCGGCCGAATTTTATCCGGTTGAAGGCGATTGGGAAGCTATTCCAACCACAAATGAATCGTATGGGTATAGTAAATATGATAACTCACATAAAACGTCAGGCTTTTTTATTCAACTTTTAGCCAAGGCAGCCTCAAGGAATGGGAATTTATTATTAAATATTGGGCCAAAGGGCGATGGTACTTTTGACGCTAAAGATTCACAGATACTTTCAGGAATTGAAAAATGGGTAGCTAAAAATGCCGAAAGTATTTACAAAACCCATAAAACAATAATGCCCTTACAAAGTTGGGGGGTAACTGCACAAAGTGAAAATAAGTTGTATTTACATGTATTTGATTGGCCTAAAGATGGAAAATTATATGTAGGAGGCTTAAAATCTAAAATGGATAAGGCTTATTTTTTAACTGATGATAAAAAAAACACATTAATCACGCAGGCTATTGGTGACGGCGATTTCTATATCAATGTACCCAAAAAAGCACCTGATAGCGCCAATACCGTAATTGTTTTGGCTTTAAATGAACAACTAAAAGCCGATAATTTACATTATGTGAGTACAAATGCCGCTGTAACCAGGTTATTGGCTTTTGATGCCGATTTGAGTAATGGGTTTAAGTTTGGAGATGGAAAAACCGATCGTTTTTATGTAGAAGGATGGGAGGAAAAGGAGCAGACAGTCAAATGGGATTTTAGAACGTCGTTTCCACAAAAATTTAAAATTGTTATCAAATATTTAGCTGATAAAGAAGCTGAAGGAAGCTATAATTTTGAGATTGATCAACAGAAAATTAAACAAAATGTACGAGCTGGCGGTAAAGTAATCTCCCAAAATATTGGAGAAGTACAGTTAGCCAAAGGAGTACATCACATCAATATAAATCCAGATACCATTTCAAAAAATGAATTAATGAAACTTTTAGAAGTTCAGTTAATTCCTATAAATTAA
- a CDS encoding hypothetical protein (product_source=Hypo-rule applied; cath_funfam=3.20.160.10; cleavage_site_network=SignalP-noTM; pfam=PF05426; superfamily=48230) has product MLKIKYLLFLCFVFAFQAKADDVYTADAAKVLKKQILQEAKWALAQVPITVTAQSSPRSAGGRHDYFSEGDYWWPDPNNPKAPYIQKDGLTNPDNFVAHRHALIRFSKIIGALASAYKITGDEKYVKHAFLHLKAWFVNAETLMNPNLLFAQAIQGRFTGRGIGIIDTIQLMEVAQGVLVMQHSKAADNTALAAIKKWFAEYLTWLTTHQYGKDEMNAENNHGTCWTMQVASFAKLTENKALLSFCRERYQTLHLPNQMATDGSFPRETKRTKPFGYSLFNLDAMATICQILSNNETNLWAFQLADGRSIKKGIEYLYPFVNDKSLWPFQKDVMHWENWPVAQPFLLFGAKAYRNETWFKTWKKLDHQPKDEEVIRNLPIRNPLIWM; this is encoded by the coding sequence ATGCTAAAAATTAAATATCTGCTGTTTTTATGCTTTGTTTTTGCTTTTCAGGCTAAAGCAGATGATGTCTATACTGCTGATGCGGCTAAAGTGCTGAAAAAGCAAATTTTACAAGAAGCAAAATGGGCGTTAGCGCAAGTGCCAATAACAGTTACTGCACAAAGTTCTCCACGAAGTGCAGGTGGCAGACACGATTACTTTTCGGAAGGCGATTATTGGTGGCCAGACCCAAACAACCCAAAAGCACCTTATATTCAGAAAGACGGGCTAACCAATCCCGATAATTTTGTTGCCCATCGCCATGCGCTGATCCGTTTCAGTAAAATTATTGGAGCCTTGGCATCAGCTTATAAAATTACGGGAGATGAAAAGTATGTTAAACATGCATTTCTACATTTAAAAGCATGGTTTGTAAACGCAGAAACGTTAATGAACCCTAATTTGTTGTTTGCACAAGCCATACAAGGAAGATTTACCGGGCGGGGAATTGGCATTATAGACACCATACAATTAATGGAGGTTGCGCAAGGCGTTTTAGTGATGCAACATTCAAAAGCCGCAGATAACACGGCATTAGCAGCTATTAAAAAATGGTTTGCTGAATATTTAACCTGGTTAACTACACATCAATATGGTAAAGATGAAATGAATGCAGAAAACAATCACGGAACCTGCTGGACCATGCAAGTGGCTTCATTCGCCAAGCTTACCGAAAATAAAGCGCTTCTTAGTTTTTGTAGAGAACGCTACCAAACGTTGCATTTACCTAACCAAATGGCAACAGACGGCAGTTTTCCGAGAGAAACTAAACGTACCAAACCTTTTGGCTATTCGCTCTTTAATTTAGATGCGATGGCTACAATTTGTCAAATCTTATCCAATAACGAAACCAATTTATGGGCTTTTCAACTGGCGGATGGGAGAAGTATAAAAAAAGGAATCGAGTATCTCTATCCTTTTGTGAACGACAAATCGCTATGGCCTTTTCAAAAAGATGTAATGCATTGGGAAAATTGGCCTGTTGCCCAACCCTTCTTACTATTTGGCGCAAAAGCCTATCGAAACGAAACCTGGTTTAAAACCTGGAAAAAATTAGATCATCAACCGAAAGATGAGGAGGTAATTAGAAACTTACCCATTAGAAACCCATTAATATGGATGTAA